In Paludisphaera mucosa, one DNA window encodes the following:
- a CDS encoding SMI1/KNR4 family protein, translating into MTEAELSEIEERLGVDLPADYRRLLLGYPPDLESAKTDLGWKQESPSERQLVNDADRLVELNEDVRRPGTPWTDDDGPWPGRYFVIGDDECGNYWCIDLGGSGSEVWFYDHDLGGFEQHFGSLEEFAGELLRDVEAWNEEHRRNES; encoded by the coding sequence ATGACCGAAGCGGAGCTTTCGGAGATCGAGGAGCGGTTGGGAGTCGATCTGCCTGCAGATTACCGCAGACTCCTGCTTGGCTACCCGCCGGACTTGGAATCTGCGAAGACGGACCTCGGTTGGAAGCAGGAGTCGCCTTCCGAGCGTCAACTGGTCAACGACGCCGACCGGCTGGTCGAGCTGAACGAGGATGTCCGGCGGCCGGGCACTCCCTGGACCGACGACGACGGCCCCTGGCCTGGTCGCTATTTCGTCATCGGCGACGACGAGTGCGGCAACTACTGGTGCATAGACCTCGGCGGCTCGGGGTCCGAGGTCTGGTTCTACGACCACGACCTGGGCGGTTTCGAGCAGCATTTCGGCTCGCTTGAAGAGTTCGCGGGCGAGCTCCTGCGTGACGTCGAGGCGTGGAATGAAGAGCATCGCCGGAACGAATCCTGA
- a CDS encoding leucine-rich repeat domain-containing protein: MDATPPPDADTKAPHRRRRGLSLRVLMVVILGLGLWLGWRVNLARQQREAVATIKALGGEVAYDWEFDAQGRRNGRSPDAPGWLRRAIDDEFFQQVVRVGLVKVGPDGMPAKVDGAPVDLASALGKLPRLKELSLMGTQATDRVMAAIGDLGELESLSIETFFNWDPVVTDAGVAKLVGLSKLKKLHILNAKLGDESLRHVSVLPRLEVVSLQGSRFTDRGLAHLSGMTQVKDLLVDMGAEKWGDAGLAHLRGLKGLETLGLQYTDVSDSGLMELVGLPDLTTVFVAGSRVTEEGKKRFRERMPKVTTLR; this comes from the coding sequence ATGGACGCCACACCGCCGCCGGACGCCGACACGAAGGCCCCTCACCGCCGCCGGAGGGGGCTCAGCCTCCGCGTCCTGATGGTCGTAATCCTCGGCCTCGGACTCTGGCTGGGGTGGCGTGTCAACCTGGCCCGGCAGCAGCGTGAAGCCGTCGCGACCATCAAGGCCTTGGGCGGCGAGGTCGCCTACGATTGGGAGTTCGACGCCCAGGGGCGGCGAAACGGCCGGTCGCCCGACGCCCCCGGCTGGCTCCGGCGGGCCATCGATGACGAGTTCTTCCAGCAGGTCGTCCGGGTCGGGCTCGTCAAGGTCGGGCCGGACGGCATGCCGGCCAAGGTCGACGGGGCTCCCGTCGACCTGGCATCGGCCCTGGGCAAGCTCCCGAGGCTGAAGGAACTCTCGCTCATGGGGACCCAGGCGACGGACCGGGTCATGGCGGCCATCGGCGACCTCGGGGAGCTTGAGTCGCTCTCCATCGAGACGTTCTTCAACTGGGACCCGGTCGTGACCGACGCCGGGGTGGCGAAGCTGGTCGGCCTCTCGAAGCTCAAGAAGCTCCACATCCTCAATGCCAAGCTCGGGGACGAGAGCCTGAGGCATGTGAGCGTCCTGCCCCGGCTGGAGGTCGTATCCCTCCAGGGGAGCCGCTTCACCGACCGGGGCCTCGCCCACCTGAGCGGCATGACTCAGGTCAAGGATCTGCTCGTCGACATGGGCGCCGAGAAATGGGGCGACGCGGGGCTGGCCCACCTGCGGGGGCTGAAGGGCCTCGAGACCCTGGGCCTGCAGTACACCGATGTGAGCGATTCGGGCCTGATGGAGCTGGTGGGGCTGCCCGACCTCACGACGGTGTTCGTCGCCGGGAGCCGCGTCACCGAGGAAGGGAAGAAGCGGTTCCGAGAACGGATGCCGAAGGTCACGACCCTCCGATGA
- a CDS encoding hybrid sensor histidine kinase/response regulator, which produces MPDRPIRLMLIDDDEEDYILARDLLAEIADSRFELEWLADADRAVDVICEGRHDLYLVDYGLGPRDGLGVIREAVARGAAAPMILLTGLDERAIDLDAMRAGAADFLEKWRLNATLLERSIRYSLQEKEHAEELERRVQARTAELARANEALRDVDRRKNEYLSLLAHELRNPLVPIRNALEIMRLAGDDPSVVETSRAMIERQVKHIVRLIDDLMVVARLSRGLIKLKYESVPVDRMVTTATENVRSFIAKARHELAVTLPAEPLILQADSERVSQVLYNLLHNAAKYTKAGGHIRLDVERDGEGEGVVFRVIDDGPGIPEDMLEAVFDIFTQVKRDDEGGIASGLGVGLWLVKRLVELHGGKVEARSGGGRQGCEFVVWLPTAPVDSEAA; this is translated from the coding sequence ATGCCTGACAGGCCGATACGGCTGATGCTGATCGACGACGACGAGGAGGACTACATCCTCGCGCGCGACCTGCTGGCGGAGATCGCCGACAGCCGGTTCGAACTCGAATGGCTGGCCGACGCCGACCGCGCCGTCGACGTCATCTGCGAGGGCCGCCACGACCTCTACCTGGTCGACTACGGCCTGGGCCCGCGCGACGGACTGGGCGTCATCCGCGAGGCCGTGGCCCGGGGCGCGGCCGCGCCGATGATCCTGCTGACCGGCCTCGACGAGCGCGCCATCGACCTCGACGCCATGCGCGCCGGCGCCGCCGACTTCCTGGAGAAGTGGCGGCTCAACGCGACCCTTTTGGAGCGTTCCATCCGCTACAGCCTCCAGGAGAAGGAGCACGCCGAGGAGCTGGAGCGCCGGGTCCAGGCGCGCACCGCCGAGCTGGCCCGCGCCAACGAGGCCCTCCGCGACGTCGACCGCCGCAAGAACGAGTACCTCTCGCTGCTGGCCCACGAGCTGCGCAACCCGCTGGTCCCCATCCGCAACGCCCTGGAGATCATGCGGCTGGCCGGCGACGACCCCTCCGTGGTCGAGACCAGCCGCGCCATGATCGAGCGCCAGGTCAAGCACATCGTCCGGCTGATCGACGACCTCATGGTCGTGGCGCGACTCTCGCGCGGCCTGATCAAGCTCAAGTACGAGTCGGTCCCGGTGGACCGGATGGTGACGACGGCCACCGAGAACGTCCGCTCGTTCATCGCCAAGGCCCGCCACGAGCTGGCCGTCACGCTCCCCGCCGAGCCCCTGATTTTGCAGGCCGACTCCGAGCGGGTGTCGCAGGTCCTCTACAACCTGCTGCACAACGCCGCCAAGTACACCAAGGCGGGGGGGCACATCCGCCTCGACGTCGAGCGCGACGGCGAGGGCGAGGGCGTCGTCTTCCGGGTGATCGACGACGGGCCGGGGATCCCCGAGGACATGCTGGAGGCCGTCTTCGACATCTTCACCCAGGTGAAGCGCGACGACGAGGGGGGGATCGCCAGCGGCCTGGGCGTCGGCCTCTGGCTGGTCAAGCGGCTCGTGGAGCTGCACGGCGGCAAGGTCGAGGCCCGCAGCGGCGGCGGCCGCCAGGGCTGCGAGTTCGTCGTCTGGCTCCCCACCGCCCCCGTCGACTCCGAGGCCGCCTGA
- a CDS encoding sensor histidine kinase codes for MKTEIQTDADPAYALAEALPHIVFEALADGRPAYCSRRWNEYTGLPADADLAEGWADRVHPDDRERLGRAWRDALAAGAPVEAECRLRAGDGRHRWFLVRALPRRDADGAVASWVGSCTDVDDLKAAQAGAVDRLVRERTAELRRSNDDLERFAATASHDLQEPLRKVQAFGDRLADRCGPMLDDRGREDLRRIVRAAGRMRGLIVDLLDLARVGLEARSFAAVDLAAVAAEVVSDLEVAIRESGGRVEVGPLPTIQADPVQMRQLFQNLIGNALKFHRPGEPPSVRVAARQVAAAWELEVADQGVGFDAEHHERIFEPFQRLHGRNAYEGAGMGLAICRRIVDRHAGTIAATSAPGAGTTFRVALPAHVSESGTARP; via the coding sequence ATGAAGACCGAGATCCAGACCGACGCCGACCCCGCCTACGCCCTGGCCGAGGCGCTGCCGCACATCGTGTTCGAGGCCCTCGCCGACGGCCGTCCCGCCTACTGCAGCCGCCGCTGGAACGAGTACACCGGCCTGCCGGCCGACGCCGACCTCGCCGAGGGCTGGGCCGACCGCGTCCACCCCGACGACCGCGAGCGCCTCGGCCGCGCCTGGCGCGACGCCCTGGCCGCGGGCGCCCCCGTCGAGGCCGAGTGCCGCCTGCGGGCCGGCGACGGCCGCCACCGCTGGTTCCTGGTCCGCGCGCTCCCCCGCCGCGACGCCGACGGCGCGGTGGCGTCGTGGGTCGGCTCCTGCACCGACGTCGACGACCTGAAGGCCGCCCAGGCCGGGGCCGTCGACCGCCTGGTCCGCGAGCGGACCGCCGAGCTGAGGCGCAGCAACGACGACCTGGAGCGGTTCGCGGCGACCGCCTCGCACGACCTGCAGGAGCCCCTGCGCAAGGTGCAGGCCTTCGGCGACCGGCTCGCGGACCGCTGCGGGCCCATGCTCGACGACCGGGGCCGCGAGGACCTGCGGCGGATCGTCCGGGCCGCCGGCCGGATGCGGGGCCTGATCGTCGACCTGCTGGACCTCGCGCGGGTCGGCCTCGAGGCCCGGTCGTTCGCGGCCGTCGACCTCGCCGCCGTCGCCGCCGAGGTGGTCTCCGACCTGGAAGTCGCGATCCGCGAGAGCGGCGGCCGGGTCGAGGTCGGCCCCCTGCCGACCATCCAGGCCGACCCCGTGCAGATGCGTCAGCTCTTCCAGAACCTGATCGGCAACGCCCTGAAGTTCCACCGCCCCGGCGAGCCCCCCTCGGTCCGCGTGGCCGCCCGCCAGGTCGCCGCGGCCTGGGAGCTGGAGGTGGCCGACCAGGGGGTGGGCTTCGACGCCGAGCACCACGAGCGGATCTTCGAGCCCTTCCAGCGGCTCCACGGCCGCAACGCTTATGAAGGCGCGGGGATGGGCCTGGCGATCTGCCGGCGGATCGTCGACCGCCACGCGGGCACGATCGCCGCGACCAGCGCCCCCGGCGCGGGGACCACGTTCCGGGTCGCCCTGCCGGCCCACGTCTCGGAGTCGGGGACGGCCCGGCCATGA
- a CDS encoding SgcJ/EcaC family oxidoreductase encodes MKTTGATPALLLTLLVTALAPASGVAAQTPNEGSPQPGAKGLSKDDDQAVRKVVAGFTEAWNAHDMEALAKLFRDDAEWVNIVGMHWHGRDEIMAATTAFHQTIFKDNSHQLDAVETRYIAPSVAVVVATETADSFTTPDGEVRPKARDRLTYVLVKGPEGWKIAHGHNVVVDEDAAKNDPVKNPRK; translated from the coding sequence ATGAAGACGACTGGCGCGACCCCCGCATTGCTTCTGACGCTTCTCGTGACGGCCCTCGCCCCGGCATCAGGCGTTGCGGCGCAGACGCCCAACGAGGGCTCGCCGCAGCCCGGGGCGAAGGGCCTTTCGAAGGACGACGACCAGGCCGTCCGCAAGGTGGTCGCGGGGTTCACGGAGGCGTGGAACGCCCACGACATGGAGGCCCTCGCCAAGCTCTTCCGCGATGATGCGGAGTGGGTCAACATCGTCGGCATGCACTGGCACGGCCGCGATGAAATCATGGCCGCTACCACCGCATTTCATCAGACCATCTTCAAGGACAACAGCCACCAACTGGATGCCGTCGAGACTCGGTACATCGCCCCCAGCGTGGCCGTCGTTGTGGCGACAGAGACGGCGGATAGCTTCACGACACCCGATGGCGAAGTCCGGCCCAAGGCCCGAGACCGGCTCACCTATGTGCTCGTGAAGGGGCCGGAGGGCTGGAAGATTGCCCACGGCCACAACGTCGTGGTGGACGAGGACGCCGCGAAGAACGACCCGGTCAAGAACCCCCGCAAGTAG
- a CDS encoding PEP-CTERM sorting domain-containing protein, which translates to MPSPASPPRRMIPLAALLAAVLAPAPAAADHLITFTGAFDDSDYSSSRWDGADQFEDDLPPLFDLTRLGGGSFRATFRVPEVPPVDEYSGVANFEYHPPAPLALVLLDAAGGVVHRLGGGLYELDVENFRRQGRPGSPPQRANDVSFYAVPDGLAGLDAPPELYGPNRLAFGEIAATFADGSRPLGDVSIPLDGATYLDFDGRELRVYLAVANGDPSGDGPNLYVYTQLVYQITGASVAPAAVPEPSGAGLMSAGAAGLAWYARRRRGRAARARTEASVVDRPARPMHPPTDPAGGRTMNPPASSLLRLGLAIAAIALASSLSPPARAALILEPVFNRVAGFGGADDNFPLYDPGYLIGGVAYFTADEPGEIVTYASGDPRDPFLDEFHVWNNTGYAITGFTLRLIGTAAVTDDPGAVVRGPVDAIWGDADGDGLVGSSDIFSSITVSADGKEIRFEGGLIPVGGRFTDVHLAVSDAPPDFAGIDSSFTGVRTVPEPSGSMLSAMGLVASALGGVWRGRAARAGTRRT; encoded by the coding sequence ATGCCGTCGCCCGCATCCCCGCCACGCCGGATGATCCCGCTCGCCGCACTCCTCGCGGCCGTCCTCGCCCCGGCCCCGGCCGCCGCGGATCATCTCATCACCTTCACCGGCGCCTTCGACGACTCCGACTACTCCTCGTCGCGGTGGGACGGCGCCGACCAATTCGAGGACGACCTGCCGCCGCTGTTCGACCTGACCCGACTGGGGGGTGGGTCGTTCCGGGCGACGTTCCGCGTCCCCGAGGTCCCGCCGGTGGACGAGTATTCCGGCGTCGCGAACTTCGAGTACCACCCGCCCGCCCCGCTCGCGCTGGTCCTGCTCGACGCGGCGGGGGGCGTGGTCCACCGGCTCGGCGGCGGGCTGTACGAGCTGGACGTGGAGAACTTCCGAAGGCAGGGCCGGCCGGGCAGCCCGCCTCAGCGGGCGAACGACGTATCCTTCTACGCCGTCCCGGACGGGCTCGCCGGGCTGGACGCCCCGCCCGAGCTCTACGGGCCGAACCGGCTCGCCTTCGGCGAAATCGCGGCGACTTTCGCGGACGGCTCCCGCCCCCTGGGAGACGTGTCGATCCCGCTGGACGGGGCGACCTACCTCGACTTCGACGGGCGGGAGTTGAGGGTCTACCTCGCCGTGGCCAACGGCGACCCGAGCGGGGACGGCCCGAACCTCTACGTCTATACCCAGTTGGTCTACCAGATCACCGGTGCGTCGGTCGCCCCGGCGGCGGTCCCGGAACCGTCGGGCGCCGGGCTGATGTCGGCCGGCGCGGCCGGGCTGGCGTGGTACGCCCGGCGTCGGCGGGGCCGGGCCGCCCGAGCCCGGACCGAGGCGTCCGTCGTCGACCGACCCGCTCGCCCGATGCATCCCCCGACCGACCCGGCCGGAGGAAGGACCATGAACCCGCCCGCCTCGAGCCTGCTCCGCCTAGGCCTCGCGATCGCGGCGATCGCGCTGGCCTCGTCCCTCTCCCCGCCCGCGCGCGCCGCCCTCATCCTGGAGCCGGTGTTCAACCGGGTCGCCGGCTTCGGCGGGGCCGACGACAACTTCCCGCTCTACGACCCGGGCTACCTGATCGGCGGCGTCGCCTACTTCACCGCCGACGAGCCGGGGGAGATCGTCACCTACGCGTCGGGCGACCCGCGGGATCCGTTCCTCGACGAGTTCCACGTCTGGAACAACACCGGGTACGCCATCACCGGGTTCACCCTCCGGCTGATCGGCACGGCCGCCGTCACGGATGATCCGGGCGCCGTCGTCCGCGGACCGGTCGACGCGATCTGGGGCGACGCGGACGGCGACGGCCTGGTCGGCTCGTCGGACATCTTCAGCAGCATCACCGTCTCGGCCGACGGCAAGGAGATCCGCTTCGAAGGGGGGCTCATCCCGGTCGGCGGACGATTCACGGACGTCCACCTGGCCGTCAGCGACGCCCCGCCCGACTTCGCGGGCATCGATTCCTCCTTCACCGGCGTCCGCACGGTCCCCGAGCCGTCCGGTTCGATGCTCTCGGCGATGGGCCTGGTCGCGTCGGCCCTCGGCGGCGTGTGGCGCGGTCGGGCCGCCCGAGCCGGGACTCGGCGGACGTAA